A single genomic interval of Streptomyces sp. BA2 harbors:
- a CDS encoding VOC family protein, with protein MTVDLFAGIPVRDYATAVAWYQRLLGGPPSFLPNETEAVWELAEHRYMFIEVRPDHAGHALHTVFVEDFDDRVSRIAERGLKPDTRETYANGVRKATFRDPDGNEIGFGGSPRD; from the coding sequence ATGACCGTAGATCTGTTCGCGGGCATTCCTGTCCGCGACTACGCCACGGCGGTGGCCTGGTACCAGCGACTGCTCGGTGGGCCGCCGTCCTTCCTGCCCAATGAGACCGAGGCGGTGTGGGAGCTCGCCGAGCACCGGTACATGTTCATCGAGGTGCGGCCCGATCATGCCGGGCACGCCCTGCACACCGTATTCGTCGAGGACTTCGACGACCGCGTATCCCGGATCGCCGAGAGGGGCCTGAAACCCGACACGCGTGAGACCTACGCCAACGGCGTCCGCAAGGCCACCTTCCGTGATCCGGACGGCAACGAGATCGGATTCGGCGGAAGCCCGAGGGACTGA